The following proteins are co-located in the Billgrantia tianxiuensis genome:
- the nosP gene encoding nitric oxide-sensing protein NosP — translation MSRIRSMQTRAEDACTAVREFHQEVIQPDTELVLFFCSSHYDLAALADEMNRLFGDIPVVGCTTAGEIGPLGYLDHTLTGVSFPAGSCTAVTGRLDDLQQFSIARGQTFTDSLLQRLDARAAKPSGGHSFGFLLIDGLSVREEQVARTLQTALGDIVLVGGSAGDDLCFDQTWVFHDGAFHHDSAVLTLLSTDFPFRQFKTQHFLSLEERLVVTRADAEQRVVYEINGIPAAQAYAELIGVTVEALEPHHFAAAPVVVLIDGTDYVRSIQKAGPDGSLTFYSAIDEGLVLRVAQGMDLVSDLEATMTQLCEELGLPQLVLSCDCILRNLEVTQKNTKAAVEAVLDRYNAVGFSTYGEQYGGVHMNQTLTGIAIGDCIRSKMSGLVSGWSLHDRHKQQAPRAVAPRPVPQRQLEAEQLRKMVQALMDRAERSTSVRGSGFSLFQTAVMLEDQVRARTRELEAALRENEQINRALQQAQEDMAREIRERREALVALEREKEEQRVLIGKLEEAHNQLLQSEKLASIGQLAAGVAHEINNPIGFVNSNLNTLRRHINDLLRLIDAYEAVEPSLTAEAAGQIAQLKIELELGYLREDVGALIAESIDGTSRVRRIVQDLRDFSRTGATDWQFADLHQGLESTLNVVANEIKYKATVVREYGQLPAVECVPAQLNQVFLNLLVNAAQAIEEHGTITLRTGCEGDQVWLTFADDGAGIPDELQSRIFDPFFTTKPVGQGTGLGLSLSYGIVQKHGGRIEVDSRPGEGTTFTLWLPVRRTAEENASAVEQPQ, via the coding sequence ATGAGCCGGATTCGCAGCATGCAAACCCGCGCTGAGGATGCCTGCACTGCCGTACGGGAGTTTCATCAGGAGGTGATCCAGCCCGATACCGAGCTGGTGCTGTTCTTCTGTTCCAGTCACTATGATCTGGCAGCGCTGGCTGACGAGATGAATCGCCTGTTCGGTGACATACCGGTGGTGGGGTGCACTACCGCCGGTGAAATCGGTCCCCTGGGTTACCTCGACCACACGCTCACTGGTGTCAGCTTCCCGGCTGGCAGCTGTACGGCGGTCACCGGACGGTTGGATGACCTTCAGCAATTCAGCATCGCGCGTGGCCAGACCTTTACCGACTCTCTCCTGCAACGCCTCGATGCGCGGGCGGCAAAGCCGAGCGGCGGCCATAGCTTCGGTTTTCTCCTCATCGATGGCCTGTCCGTGCGTGAAGAGCAGGTAGCACGAACGCTGCAGACGGCGCTGGGGGATATCGTGCTGGTGGGCGGCTCGGCCGGCGATGACCTGTGCTTTGATCAAACCTGGGTATTCCATGACGGTGCCTTCCACCACGACAGTGCCGTACTGACCTTGTTGAGTACTGATTTTCCGTTCCGCCAGTTCAAGACGCAGCATTTCCTCTCGCTGGAGGAGCGCTTGGTCGTCACCCGGGCCGATGCGGAACAGCGGGTCGTCTACGAGATCAACGGCATACCTGCTGCCCAGGCCTATGCCGAGCTGATAGGCGTCACCGTGGAAGCGCTCGAGCCGCACCATTTTGCTGCTGCACCGGTGGTCGTACTGATCGATGGCACCGACTACGTTCGCTCGATACAAAAAGCCGGGCCAGACGGTAGCTTGACCTTTTACAGCGCCATCGATGAGGGGCTGGTCCTGCGTGTGGCCCAGGGCATGGACTTGGTCTCTGACCTGGAGGCAACCATGACGCAGCTGTGCGAGGAACTCGGCTTGCCTCAGTTGGTTCTCTCTTGCGATTGCATACTGCGCAACCTGGAGGTCACGCAGAAGAATACCAAGGCGGCGGTAGAGGCGGTTCTTGATCGCTACAACGCGGTTGGCTTCAGTACTTATGGCGAACAATACGGCGGTGTGCACATGAACCAGACACTGACCGGTATCGCCATTGGCGATTGCATCCGCAGTAAAATGAGTGGGTTGGTAAGCGGTTGGAGTTTGCATGATCGACACAAACAGCAAGCGCCGCGAGCTGTAGCACCCCGGCCGGTGCCGCAGCGACAGCTTGAGGCCGAACAACTGCGCAAGATGGTGCAGGCCTTGATGGACCGAGCCGAACGCAGCACCAGCGTGCGAGGCTCGGGTTTCAGTCTCTTCCAGACCGCAGTGATGCTGGAAGACCAGGTACGGGCTCGAACCAGGGAACTGGAGGCGGCGCTGCGCGAGAACGAGCAGATCAACCGCGCCTTGCAGCAGGCTCAGGAGGACATGGCGCGGGAGATTCGCGAACGGCGCGAAGCCCTCGTGGCCCTGGAGCGCGAGAAGGAGGAGCAGCGAGTCCTCATCGGTAAGCTGGAGGAAGCTCATAATCAACTGCTCCAGTCGGAGAAGCTGGCTTCGATCGGCCAGCTTGCCGCGGGCGTTGCCCATGAGATCAACAATCCCATTGGCTTCGTCAATTCCAACCTCAACACCCTGCGTCGGCACATCAATGATCTGCTGCGCCTGATCGATGCCTACGAAGCGGTCGAGCCGTCATTGACGGCCGAGGCTGCTGGGCAGATCGCGCAGCTCAAGATAGAGCTCGAACTGGGCTATTTGCGAGAAGATGTTGGTGCACTGATTGCTGAGTCGATCGATGGCACGTCCCGGGTACGGCGCATCGTTCAGGATCTGCGCGACTTCTCCCGTACCGGTGCCACCGATTGGCAGTTTGCCGACCTCCACCAGGGGCTTGAGAGTACACTCAACGTGGTGGCCAACGAGATCAAGTACAAAGCCACGGTAGTGCGAGAGTATGGCCAATTGCCTGCCGTCGAGTGTGTACCAGCCCAGCTCAACCAGGTATTCCTCAACCTGCTGGTCAATGCGGCCCAGGCGATCGAAGAACACGGCACCATTACCCTTCGAACCGGCTGTGAGGGCGATCAGGTTTGGCTCACCTTCGCCGATGACGGCGCGGGAATTCCAGACGAGTTGCAGTCGCGGATCTTCGATCCCTTCTTTACCACCAAGCCGGTTGGGCAGGGGACCGGCCTCGGCTTGTCGCTCTCCTATGGCATCGTGCAGAAGCACGGGGGCCGAATCGAGGTCGACAGCCGGCCTGGGGAGGGCACGACTTTCACCCTATGGCTGCCAGTTAGACGTACCGCTGAAGAAAATGCTTCAGCGGTTGAACAGCCACAATAA
- a CDS encoding class I SAM-dependent methyltransferase: MKQDEIKALFDQQAAGYDTQWEKTLPIRNCLHFLLESAFVELPSDSHILCVGVGTGAELAHLAHNNPGWRFTAVEPSGAMLEICRQLAEKDGFEMRCHFHEGYLESLADVAEFDAATCFLVSQFILDQQARSEFFLEIAKRLRPGGLLASSDLSSDIGSPEYEVLLRLWMNMMARADISPEGVERMRKAYANDVGVLPPSRVASIIESGGFESPVQFFQAGLIHAWVSRRTPGRII, translated from the coding sequence ATGAAACAAGACGAAATCAAGGCATTATTCGATCAACAGGCTGCAGGCTACGATACGCAGTGGGAAAAGACGTTGCCGATTCGAAACTGTCTTCACTTTCTACTGGAGTCGGCGTTTGTCGAGCTTCCCTCAGATTCGCACATTCTCTGTGTCGGGGTCGGAACGGGAGCGGAGCTGGCTCACCTTGCTCACAACAACCCTGGCTGGCGGTTTACCGCGGTAGAGCCATCCGGCGCAATGCTCGAAATCTGTCGGCAACTGGCCGAAAAGGATGGATTCGAGATGCGCTGCCACTTTCACGAAGGCTATCTTGAATCACTTGCCGATGTTGCAGAGTTCGATGCGGCGACCTGCTTTCTGGTCTCTCAATTCATTCTCGATCAACAGGCGCGCTCTGAGTTTTTTCTGGAAATAGCGAAGAGGCTCAGGCCAGGAGGGCTTCTTGCGAGTTCTGATTTGTCTTCGGATATAGGATCCCCTGAATATGAGGTGTTGCTTCGCCTCTGGATGAACATGATGGCGCGGGCAGACATTTCGCCCGAGGGAGTTGAGCGCATGCGTAAGGCTTACGCCAATGACGTTGGAGTGCTTCCGCCGAGTAGAGTGGCGTCAATCATCGAGTCAGGTGGCTTCGAGTCGCCAGTACAATTCTTTCAGGCTGGGTTGATTCATGCCTGGGTGTCGAGGCGTACCCCGGGGCGGATCATCTAA
- the ydiJ gene encoding D-2-hydroxyglutarate dehydrogenase YdiJ yields the protein MIARLDIADAPVIEGLGAHYLRFLEALKDSGFEGEIAPDYADRTVLATDNSIYQRLPQAALFPRHAEDLERIARLAAEPKHRQVVLTPRGGGTGTNGQSLTDGLVVDVSRHMNRILEIDVEQRRVRVQAGVVKDQLNAALKPHGLFFAPDLSTSNRATIGGMISTDASGQGSCEYGKTRNHVIELDTVLLGGERLLSRPVDDAELETLCHHSGVIGDAYRTAREIIDTQRELIEAKFPPLNRCLTGYDLAHLRDAQGRLDLNSLLCGSEGSLGFLNEAVLNVLPIPKHSTLVNVRYAGFMDALRDAKALMASAARPTSIETVDDRVLLLAMEDFVWDSVAEFFPSEASATAAVGDTATAERQAVAIRGINLIEFNDDDPERLAERVAAFGRHLETDESVPRLGYTLAQGRAQIQQVYGMRKRAVGLLGNAKVDEKGEKRPIPFVEDTAVPPEQLADFIAEFRAALDARGLSYGMFGHVDAGVLHVRPAIDMKDPEQERLIREVSDEVAELTHKYGGLLWGEHGKGVRSEYAPKFFGELYPSLQRVKAAFDPHNQLNPGKIATPAEAEAGTPVQLVDPGLLTIDGVPTRGQLDRQIDERAWQAHAATVYCNGNGACYNYDPDDAMCPSWKATRDRIHSPKGRASLVREWLRLQGNAGIDLVEEARQQRHEGAWGFFKRLPARVRNTWRRREEADFSHEVYDAMAGCLACKSCAGQCPIKVNVPDSRSQFLEVYHGRYLRPVRDYLIGGMEFFVPYLAHAAPLYNAALKQRLVDRLLSQHIGLVDSPRLSRARLTKQLRTWGVAEATPTSLGLLSEAQKARSVVIVQDAFTSHFEAELVMDIVELLSRLDIKVFVAPYSANGKPLHVQGFLGAFERTAAKQARRLRALAEFGVPLVGIDPAMTLTYRQEYVKALGPDAVPEVLMLQEWLVAQGKRLVPPALARELEKLDDPSFRLLSHCTEKTNAPGSPKAWQQVFAAFGFELELVATGCCGMSGTYGHEARNLETSRTIYAQSWQPVVEDEANRSRLLATGYSCRSQASRLSGQALPHPLQGLLSHLRQLSW from the coding sequence ATGATCGCAAGACTGGACATCGCCGACGCTCCTGTCATCGAGGGCCTCGGCGCTCACTACCTGCGTTTTCTCGAGGCGCTGAAAGACTCGGGCTTCGAGGGCGAGATTGCCCCGGACTATGCCGACCGCACGGTGCTGGCCACCGACAACTCGATCTACCAGCGCCTGCCCCAGGCGGCACTGTTCCCGCGCCACGCCGAGGATCTCGAACGCATCGCCCGGCTCGCCGCCGAGCCCAAGCATCGCCAGGTGGTGCTCACGCCCCGCGGCGGCGGCACCGGTACCAACGGCCAGTCGCTCACCGATGGCCTGGTGGTGGATGTCTCCCGCCATATGAACCGGATACTGGAGATCGACGTCGAGCAGCGCCGGGTGCGCGTGCAGGCCGGCGTGGTCAAGGATCAGCTCAACGCGGCATTGAAGCCTCATGGGCTGTTCTTCGCCCCAGACCTCTCCACCTCCAATCGCGCCACCATCGGCGGCATGATCTCCACCGATGCCAGCGGCCAGGGCAGCTGCGAGTATGGCAAGACCCGCAATCATGTAATCGAGCTCGACACCGTGCTACTTGGCGGCGAGCGGCTGCTCAGTCGCCCGGTGGACGACGCCGAGCTGGAGACGCTGTGTCACCACAGCGGCGTGATCGGCGACGCTTACCGTACCGCCCGCGAGATCATCGACACCCAGCGCGAGCTGATCGAGGCCAAGTTTCCGCCGCTCAACCGCTGCCTGACCGGCTACGATCTGGCGCATCTCAGGGACGCACAAGGACGTCTCGACCTCAACAGCCTGCTGTGTGGCTCCGAGGGTTCACTCGGGTTCCTCAACGAGGCCGTGCTCAACGTGCTGCCGATCCCCAAGCACTCGACCCTGGTCAACGTGCGCTATGCCGGCTTCATGGACGCCCTGCGCGACGCCAAGGCACTGATGGCTTCCGCCGCCAGACCCACCTCCATCGAGACGGTGGACGACAGGGTACTGCTGCTGGCCATGGAGGACTTCGTCTGGGACAGCGTGGCGGAGTTCTTCCCCAGCGAGGCGTCTGCCACCGCTGCCGTGGGCGATACCGCCACAGCCGAACGGCAGGCGGTGGCCATACGCGGCATCAACCTGATCGAGTTCAACGACGACGATCCCGAGCGGCTCGCCGAGCGGGTGGCTGCCTTCGGTCGTCATCTGGAAACGGATGAGAGCGTACCTCGCCTTGGCTACACCCTGGCCCAGGGGCGCGCCCAGATCCAGCAGGTCTACGGCATGCGCAAGCGCGCCGTGGGTCTGCTGGGCAATGCCAAGGTCGACGAGAAGGGCGAGAAGCGGCCGATCCCCTTCGTCGAGGACACCGCCGTACCGCCGGAGCAGCTGGCCGACTTCATCGCCGAATTCCGCGCCGCGCTGGACGCCCGCGGGCTCAGCTACGGCATGTTCGGCCATGTCGATGCCGGCGTGCTGCACGTGCGCCCCGCCATCGACATGAAGGATCCGGAACAGGAGCGGCTGATCCGCGAGGTTTCCGACGAAGTGGCCGAGCTGACCCACAAGTACGGCGGCCTGCTGTGGGGCGAGCATGGCAAGGGGGTGCGTTCCGAGTATGCCCCCAAGTTCTTCGGCGAACTCTACCCCAGCCTGCAGCGGGTCAAGGCCGCCTTCGACCCACACAATCAGCTGAATCCCGGCAAGATTGCCACGCCTGCCGAAGCCGAGGCCGGAACACCCGTACAGTTGGTCGACCCGGGCCTGCTGACCATTGACGGCGTGCCCACCCGCGGCCAGCTCGACCGCCAGATCGACGAGCGCGCCTGGCAGGCCCACGCCGCCACGGTGTACTGCAACGGCAACGGCGCCTGCTACAACTACGACCCCGACGACGCCATGTGTCCCTCGTGGAAGGCGACACGCGATCGCATCCACTCGCCCAAGGGCCGCGCCAGCCTCGTCCGCGAGTGGCTGCGCCTACAGGGCAATGCCGGGATCGACCTGGTGGAAGAGGCGCGCCAACAGCGCCACGAAGGCGCCTGGGGCTTTTTCAAGCGCCTGCCGGCTCGGGTGCGTAACACCTGGCGCCGCCGGGAAGAGGCCGACTTCTCCCATGAAGTCTACGACGCCATGGCGGGATGCCTGGCTTGCAAGTCCTGCGCCGGCCAGTGCCCGATCAAGGTCAACGTACCAGACTCGCGCTCGCAGTTCCTCGAGGTCTACCATGGCCGCTACCTGCGCCCGGTGCGGGACTACCTGATCGGCGGCATGGAGTTCTTCGTGCCCTATCTCGCCCACGCCGCGCCGTTGTACAACGCCGCGCTGAAGCAACGCCTGGTGGACCGGCTGCTGTCGCAGCACATCGGCTTGGTCGACAGCCCACGCCTCTCTCGCGCACGGCTGACCAAGCAGCTGCGCACCTGGGGCGTCGCCGAGGCTACACCGACCTCATTGGGCCTGCTCAGCGAGGCGCAGAAAGCCAGGAGCGTGGTCATCGTGCAGGATGCCTTCACCAGCCACTTCGAGGCAGAACTGGTGATGGACATCGTCGAGCTGCTCTCGCGCCTGGACATCAAGGTGTTCGTCGCCCCCTACTCAGCCAACGGCAAGCCGCTGCACGTGCAGGGCTTCCTTGGCGCATTCGAGCGCACGGCAGCGAAACAGGCCCGACGGCTGCGCGCCCTGGCCGAGTTCGGCGTGCCGCTGGTGGGCATCGACCCGGCCATGACCCTCACCTACCGCCAGGAGTACGTGAAAGCGCTGGGGCCCGATGCCGTGCCCGAGGTGCTGATGCTGCAGGAGTGGCTGGTGGCTCAGGGCAAGCGCCTGGTGCCGCCGGCCCTGGCCCGGGAGCTCGAGAAACTCGACGACCCGAGCTTCCGGCTGCTCTCCCACTGCACCGAGAAGACCAACGCCCCGGGTAGCCCCAAGGCGTGGCAGCAGGTATTCGCCGCCTTCGGCTTCGAGCTCGAACTCGTCGCCACCGGCTGCTGCGGGATGTCCGGTACCTACGGCCACGAGGCGCGCAACCTCGAGACTTCGAGGACCATCTACGCCCAGTCGTGGCAGCCAGTGGTCGAGGATGAGGCCAACCGGAGCCGCCTGCTGGCCACCGGCTACTCCTGCCGCAGCCAGGCCAGCCGCCTCTCCGGCCAGGCTCTGCCGCACCCGCTGCAGGGGCTGCTCAGCCACCTGCGTCAGCTAAGCTGGTAA
- a CDS encoding DUF2905 domain-containing protein: MSRTLILIGLCIIVIGLFWPWLSKLPLGQLPGDITIRRENFSFYFPITTMILLSLLISGLLWLFNR, encoded by the coding sequence ATGTCCCGCACCCTGATCCTCATCGGCCTGTGTATCATCGTCATCGGCCTATTCTGGCCATGGCTCTCCAAGCTGCCGCTCGGTCAACTGCCGGGCGACATCACCATTCGCCGCGAGAACTTCTCGTTCTACTTCCCGATCACCACCATGATCCTGCTGAGCCTGCTCATTAGTGGGTTATTGTGGCTGTTCAACCGCTGA